A region of Chitinophaga horti DNA encodes the following proteins:
- a CDS encoding head GIN domain-containing protein: MKTREALYYWIPFALMALFFSSFKQGREKVNGNGNVKKENRSHDSFSGIATSGNYKVYIKQGNSYSVQIEAEDNLLPYIETKVEGNSLGIGTKRGFNIHPTKQINVYITLKELKELAASGKGGFYSEGQLRSNKLEVAFSGSLETDLDVETGSLEISNSGSGKMKFRGKADKTEIAISGSCAVEAEGLSTNNTEIAISGSGDVRIRAEKKLDVAISGAGNVTYTGNAAVSQHVSGRGTIKKG; this comes from the coding sequence ATGAAAACACGCGAAGCTTTGTACTACTGGATACCGTTCGCACTGATGGCCTTATTCTTCTCGTCATTCAAACAGGGCCGTGAAAAAGTAAATGGTAACGGTAATGTAAAAAAGGAAAACAGGAGCCACGACTCATTCAGTGGCATCGCTACCTCCGGCAATTATAAAGTATACATTAAGCAGGGCAATAGCTATTCCGTGCAGATAGAGGCGGAGGATAACCTGTTGCCCTACATCGAGACCAAAGTGGAGGGTAACTCTTTAGGCATCGGTACTAAAAGAGGTTTCAATATTCACCCGACGAAACAGATCAACGTGTATATTACCCTGAAAGAGCTGAAAGAACTGGCGGCCAGCGGCAAGGGGGGCTTTTACAGTGAAGGCCAGCTGCGTTCCAACAAACTGGAAGTTGCCTTTAGCGGGTCGCTGGAAACAGACCTTGATGTAGAGACGGGCAGCCTCGAGATCAGCAACTCCGGTTCCGGTAAAATGAAGTTCCGCGGTAAGGCCGACAAGACCGAAATCGCCATCTCCGGCAGCTGCGCTGTGGAGGCGGAAGGTTTATCTACCAACAATACCGAGATCGCTATTTCCGGCAGTGGGGACGTGCGTATAAGGGCGGAGAAAAAGCTGGACGTTGCCATATCTGGTGCAGGCAATGTAACCTATACGGGTAATGCAGCGGTTTCACAGCATGTGTCCGGCCGGGGCACCATCAAAAAAGGATGA
- a CDS encoding DUF4249 domain-containing protein — translation MKKIFSQLMIAGAFLLTACETKFDLDVPAGKTIPVVDAWITSAPGVQQIRITETTAYTGTAPANVISAANVTLTDLTSGNVYPFTYSNGYYSFDPGAAVSIGILGHAYKLRVELAGQAYEAIDTVKRVPVIDSLTYEFKEAEFGNEEGYFAKLHARDLEGGNDYYWVRSYRNNKETRLTDNFPINGSFAEDVSDGIKFIPPISEGITRGDKPFLKGEKVIVRIASCTKASHEWLSHVESQIYNGGLFARVLENVGTNLKNASGGNGRVLGWFGMSGVSYAEKEIH, via the coding sequence ATGAAAAAGATATTCAGCCAGCTGATGATTGCGGGCGCCTTTTTACTCACCGCCTGCGAAACCAAGTTTGACCTGGACGTACCAGCCGGTAAAACCATTCCGGTTGTGGATGCCTGGATTACCAGTGCGCCTGGTGTACAACAAATCCGCATTACCGAGACCACCGCTTACACCGGCACCGCACCTGCCAACGTGATCAGCGCCGCCAACGTTACCCTCACCGATTTAACGAGCGGCAATGTGTACCCTTTCACCTATTCAAACGGCTACTACAGCTTTGATCCGGGTGCTGCGGTGAGCATCGGCATACTTGGGCACGCCTACAAACTGCGCGTAGAGCTGGCCGGACAGGCGTACGAAGCCATCGACACGGTAAAACGTGTACCGGTGATTGATTCGCTGACTTACGAGTTTAAAGAAGCCGAGTTTGGGAACGAAGAAGGCTACTTTGCAAAGTTACACGCCCGGGACCTGGAAGGAGGAAACGATTATTACTGGGTGCGCTCGTACCGCAATAACAAAGAGACAAGGCTTACAGACAACTTCCCGATTAACGGCAGCTTTGCCGAAGATGTGTCGGATGGCATTAAGTTTATACCGCCCATCAGCGAAGGTATTACCCGTGGCGACAAACCATTTTTGAAGGGAGAAAAAGTGATCGTTCGCATTGCTTCCTGCACAAAGGCCAGCCATGAGTGGTTATCACATGTAGAAAGCCAAATCTATAACGGCGGCCTGTTCGCCCGGGTACTGGAAAACGTAGGTACCAACCTGAAGAACGCGAGTGGCGGCAATGGCCGTGTACTGGGCTGGTTTGGCATGTCGGGTGTGAGCTACGCAGAAAAAGAAATACACTAA
- a CDS encoding putative sugar nucleotidyl transferase, translated as MSPNYILFDTPDRDLLFPFTHTRPAAACKVGLLTIQQKWERLLNATLSHFTVPYLQEKYPLVTGDINILLNGHVLPTAELVEVVKSLQNGEELYKDGSLLAKVVSGLDFLQPSVGGRRNFEGDIKRIDYPWHISQLNDYGIRQDFKILTEGRVSAVIPASNQVVNPEHIFIEEGAAVACSVLNASTGPIYIGKNAQIMEGCLVRGPLAMDEGAVLKMGAKIYGATSIGANSVVGGEVKNTVFFDHSNKGHDGYLGDAVIGEWCNLGASTNCSNLKNNAREVRVWMEGRKEAWSAGLKCGVLMGDYSRCGINTMFNTGTVVGVSANVFGSDFPPKFVPSFTWGTNVDASYRLAEALRDAESWMQLKGKTLSDMEKRMLTYIFEAQRSQK; from the coding sequence ATGAGCCCTAATTACATCCTTTTTGATACACCGGACCGGGACCTGTTGTTCCCGTTCACCCACACGCGGCCGGCCGCAGCCTGTAAAGTGGGCCTGCTCACTATACAGCAGAAGTGGGAAAGGTTGTTAAATGCAACCCTCAGTCACTTTACCGTTCCCTATTTGCAGGAAAAGTACCCCCTGGTAACCGGCGATATAAACATCCTGCTGAACGGGCATGTATTGCCTACGGCGGAGCTGGTGGAAGTTGTGAAGAGCTTGCAGAATGGAGAGGAGTTGTATAAAGACGGCAGTTTATTGGCCAAAGTAGTGAGTGGCCTTGACTTCCTGCAACCTTCAGTGGGCGGCAGGCGCAATTTTGAGGGCGATATCAAACGAATCGACTATCCCTGGCATATTAGTCAATTGAATGACTACGGCATCCGGCAGGACTTTAAAATACTTACGGAAGGCAGGGTATCAGCAGTGATACCGGCCTCGAACCAGGTGGTGAATCCGGAGCACATTTTCATCGAGGAAGGTGCGGCTGTAGCGTGCAGCGTGTTGAATGCGAGCACCGGCCCTATATACATCGGCAAAAATGCCCAGATCATGGAAGGCTGCCTCGTGCGTGGGCCGCTGGCGATGGACGAAGGAGCTGTGTTGAAGATGGGAGCTAAGATCTATGGGGCTACGAGTATTGGCGCCAATAGTGTAGTTGGGGGCGAAGTGAAAAATACCGTGTTTTTCGATCATTCCAATAAAGGGCACGATGGTTATTTGGGGGATGCGGTGATTGGTGAGTGGTGTAACCTTGGTGCCAGTACCAATTGCTCGAATCTTAAGAATAATGCCCGCGAAGTGCGTGTGTGGATGGAGGGGCGTAAAGAAGCCTGGTCGGCCGGACTGAAATGTGGCGTGCTGATGGGCGACTACAGTCGTTGTGGGATCAATACCATGTTCAATACCGGTACCGTCGTGGGCGTATCGGCCAATGTATTCGGAAGCGATTTTCCCCCCAAGTTTGTACCCTCTTTTACGTGGGGAACCAATGTGGACGCATCCTACCGGCTGGCGGAAGCGTTGCGCGATGCGGAGTCGTGGATGCAGCTGAAAGGAAAAACGCTGTCGGACATGGAAAAGCGCATGCTGACGTATATCTTTGAGGCGCAAAGAAGTCAAAAATAG
- the tpiA gene encoding triose-phosphate isomerase, producing the protein MRKKIVAGNWKMNLTLAQGEQLINDILAAGLKLEEGQEVVVATPFPYLTKAKSLLQHHPGFYLAAQNCYSEKSGAFTGEVSAEMLKSVGVDYVILGHSERREYFKESNEALAKKVDLVLANGLKPIFCCGEPLEVRQAETQNEYVAKQLEESLYHLTAEQLKDVVIAYEPIWAIGTGLTASAQQAQDMHAFIRAQIAGKYGREAALGLSILYGGSAKPSNAKELFSSPDVDGGLIGGASLVAADFAAIVKSF; encoded by the coding sequence ATGAGAAAGAAAATTGTAGCAGGAAACTGGAAAATGAACCTGACATTGGCGCAGGGTGAACAACTGATCAATGATATACTGGCGGCTGGCCTTAAGCTGGAAGAGGGTCAGGAAGTAGTGGTGGCGACGCCGTTCCCGTATCTTACAAAGGCTAAATCGCTGCTCCAGCACCATCCCGGTTTTTACCTGGCAGCCCAGAACTGCTACTCCGAGAAATCCGGTGCCTTTACCGGCGAAGTATCTGCGGAAATGCTGAAATCCGTTGGTGTGGATTACGTGATTCTTGGTCACTCAGAAAGAAGGGAGTATTTCAAAGAAAGTAATGAAGCCCTGGCTAAAAAAGTAGATCTCGTGCTGGCAAACGGTTTGAAGCCTATTTTCTGCTGCGGCGAGCCGCTGGAAGTTCGCCAGGCTGAAACACAGAACGAGTATGTAGCTAAGCAGCTGGAAGAGAGCCTGTACCACCTGACGGCCGAGCAGTTGAAAGACGTGGTGATTGCTTATGAGCCTATCTGGGCGATTGGTACCGGTTTAACCGCCAGCGCTCAACAGGCGCAGGACATGCACGCGTTCATTCGCGCGCAGATCGCCGGTAAATATGGCCGCGAGGCTGCTTTGGGTCTGTCCATCCTTTATGGTGGCAGCGCGAAACCTTCCAATGCGAAAGAACTGTTTTCCAGCCCTGATGTAGACGGTGGTTTGATCGGTGGTGCGTCGCTGGTGGCGGCTGACTTCGCAGCGATCGTTAAAAGCTTCTAA
- a CDS encoding BlaI/MecI/CopY family transcriptional regulator: protein MDAVKNIKPTESELEILGILWEKGPSTVRDVHEILEQRKEAGYTTTLKLMQIMHDKGLLSRDTSSKTHIYQALVSQEKTQQQLLNKMIDTVFNGSASQLVMQALGHHRSSPEELDAIRRYLSDMEKKQE from the coding sequence ATGGACGCTGTAAAGAACATTAAGCCGACGGAAAGTGAACTGGAAATTTTGGGCATCCTTTGGGAGAAAGGCCCGAGTACTGTGCGGGACGTGCATGAGATATTGGAGCAGCGCAAGGAAGCAGGCTACACCACTACCCTCAAACTCATGCAGATCATGCACGACAAAGGGTTGTTAAGCCGCGACACCAGCAGCAAGACCCATATTTACCAGGCGCTTGTTTCGCAGGAAAAAACACAACAACAACTATTGAACAAAATGATCGATACCGTTTTTAACGGCTCCGCGAGCCAGCTTGTAATGCAGGCTCTCGGTCACCACCGCTCTTCCCCGGAGGAGCTGGATGCCATCAGGCGTTATCTTTCAGACATGGAGAAAAAGCAAGAATAG
- a CDS encoding C1 family peptidase: MRKDILLALCMGASLPAMAQETQVNLSVKDQVTIVKNNKATPVKSQDMTGTCWCFSTTSLIESECMRKGQEQPDISEMFSVRNIYREKAENYILRQGYARFDEGGLGHDVIRAIARYGVVPESVYSGLKDGQTAHNHGKLVSTLKTYLDSVLKLKKPIPANWEDGVDQILDNALGKAPANFEYNGKSYTPQTYAKDVLKFTESDYVNLTSFTHHPFYQPFVVEVPDNFSNGAYYNLPLAEFVDAVKQSIGKGYTIMWDADVSNRGFKMEKGYALSPAGDSIPAATGFKPGMAEVQVTPAYRQQLFESLVTQDDHLMHITGLGKGDGGKDYFIVKNSWGTKTPKEGYIYVSEPYFAVNTVTVIVPKSSLDKALLTKLGIK; this comes from the coding sequence ATGAGAAAAGATATATTACTGGCCCTTTGTATGGGTGCCAGCCTCCCTGCGATGGCGCAGGAGACCCAGGTTAACCTAAGTGTAAAGGACCAGGTAACCATTGTAAAGAACAACAAGGCCACGCCAGTTAAGAGCCAGGATATGACAGGCACCTGCTGGTGCTTCTCCACCACCTCCCTGATCGAATCTGAATGCATGCGCAAGGGACAGGAGCAGCCTGATATTTCGGAAATGTTCAGCGTACGAAATATCTATCGTGAAAAGGCGGAGAACTATATCCTGCGCCAGGGTTACGCTCGTTTTGACGAAGGCGGCCTGGGCCACGACGTGATCAGGGCCATCGCCCGGTACGGAGTGGTTCCGGAAAGCGTCTATTCGGGCCTTAAAGACGGGCAGACGGCGCACAATCACGGCAAGCTTGTCAGCACCCTCAAAACTTACCTCGACAGCGTATTAAAGCTTAAAAAGCCAATTCCTGCTAACTGGGAAGATGGTGTAGACCAGATACTGGATAATGCGCTTGGCAAAGCGCCCGCCAATTTCGAGTACAATGGTAAAAGCTATACCCCGCAAACCTATGCGAAAGACGTGCTGAAGTTTACGGAGAGCGACTATGTTAACCTGACCTCTTTCACACATCATCCGTTTTACCAGCCGTTCGTAGTAGAGGTTCCGGACAACTTTTCCAACGGCGCTTATTACAACCTGCCGCTGGCGGAGTTTGTGGATGCGGTGAAGCAGTCGATCGGTAAAGGCTACACCATCATGTGGGATGCCGACGTAAGCAACCGTGGCTTTAAAATGGAAAAAGGTTACGCCCTCTCTCCTGCCGGCGACAGCATTCCGGCTGCTACAGGATTTAAACCGGGCATGGCGGAAGTGCAGGTTACACCGGCTTACCGGCAGCAGTTGTTCGAAAGCCTGGTTACCCAGGACGATCACCTGATGCATATTACCGGTTTGGGCAAAGGTGATGGCGGAAAGGATTACTTTATTGTGAAGAACTCCTGGGGTACAAAAACGCCGAAAGAGGGCTACATCTATGTTTCCGAGCCTTACTTCGCAGTTAATACCGTAACGGTTATTGTACCGAAATCTTCGCTCGACAAGGCGTTGCTGACAAAGTTAGGGATTAAATAA
- a CDS encoding M56 family metallopeptidase — protein MTSLLPFTAEVIRAFGWTLLHSFWQAFVVFACLRIVLKIWPAASSAAKYHLSFLSLAGIFTWFVATFSRQLLAIRESQLTMQLAMDTPLPECGVANLPAAPAATGTVGLIPGMEVYFPVLVGIYIVGVVVMTIKLVLDLAQLQQIRRNVLLRMDDAWSTQVDLLSRRLGIRKKVQLHICASIQVPVMIGFLRPLILLPAAMVNNLSTDQLEAILLHELAHVKRHDYLLNIFQSIVETILFFNPFIWWISKNIQIEREHCCDDLVIASTVQPLHYAKALVALEEYRLTTNPMAMAIADNKQYLFHRIKRIMEMKTSHRSYSQQFLAVLIILTGVASIAWLNPAQKDQPTETVKKEDCVTTPSTEPCVAVEPIVMAVPPAVPETPPVVPSAPAALTTTDVSTAAWYDTVPGGKIVITDDKGNVKTYNSISEMPEADRVRMQEQFIKMQQAQENAREQRQQLREQMALQREQLKISRDHFKATQEAMANAYKNVDFNQLKQQIAEAQKNIDWEKMAKDAEKAYKSIDWEKMSKETEKAFKQVDWKKMEEDLQKAYKEVNWQKIDEQMQQAFKGIDQNFSAQANAHRKLSEADRKRHEELAVKQRQAFEKAMERSEIHRKEASKHAEEARENMNRSFGERNQYNLLLNELAADKLIDRTKSYEIEKKDGELYINGTKQPADVLKKYERYFKSDRVTLKGDHTNLNIDVQQ, from the coding sequence ATGACCTCGCTGCTTCCTTTTACTGCGGAAGTCATCCGCGCCTTTGGATGGACCCTTTTGCATTCCTTTTGGCAGGCCTTTGTCGTATTCGCCTGTTTAAGGATCGTACTCAAAATATGGCCGGCGGCCAGTTCCGCAGCTAAATACCATTTGTCGTTCCTGTCTTTGGCGGGTATCTTCACATGGTTTGTCGCTACTTTCAGCCGACAATTGCTGGCCATTCGCGAGTCGCAGCTAACGATGCAGCTGGCAATGGACACACCGCTTCCTGAGTGCGGCGTAGCCAACCTGCCTGCCGCACCTGCGGCAACCGGTACGGTAGGGCTCATACCCGGCATGGAAGTGTACTTCCCCGTATTGGTAGGCATCTACATTGTAGGTGTGGTGGTCATGACCATCAAACTGGTGCTGGACCTTGCACAGTTACAGCAAATACGCCGCAACGTACTGCTGCGTATGGACGACGCCTGGAGCACACAGGTCGACCTCCTGAGCCGCCGCCTGGGCATCCGTAAAAAAGTACAGTTACACATTTGTGCATCCATCCAGGTGCCGGTGATGATCGGGTTCCTGCGCCCGCTGATCCTGCTGCCTGCCGCGATGGTGAATAACTTAAGTACCGACCAGCTCGAAGCCATCCTGCTCCACGAACTGGCACACGTAAAACGCCATGATTACCTGTTGAATATCTTCCAATCCATCGTAGAGACCATCCTGTTCTTCAATCCTTTTATCTGGTGGATATCCAAAAACATCCAGATAGAAAGGGAGCATTGCTGCGACGACCTGGTAATTGCCAGCACCGTACAGCCCCTGCACTACGCCAAGGCCCTGGTGGCACTGGAAGAATACCGCCTTACCACCAACCCGATGGCCATGGCGATTGCGGACAACAAACAATACCTCTTTCACCGCATCAAACGAATCATGGAAATGAAAACTAGTCACCGTAGCTACAGCCAGCAATTTTTGGCTGTACTGATCATACTCACCGGCGTTGCTTCCATTGCCTGGCTCAACCCGGCTCAAAAGGATCAGCCTACAGAAACCGTAAAAAAAGAAGATTGCGTAACGACGCCTTCCACCGAACCATGTGTAGCAGTTGAACCAATTGTTATGGCGGTACCGCCTGCTGTACCGGAAACACCGCCCGTGGTGCCGAGCGCACCGGCCGCCCTTACCACCACAGACGTTTCAACAGCAGCGTGGTATGATACAGTACCTGGCGGCAAGATCGTCATCACCGACGATAAGGGCAATGTGAAAACATACAACAGTATCAGTGAAATGCCTGAAGCGGACCGCGTTCGTATGCAGGAGCAGTTTATCAAAATGCAGCAAGCACAAGAAAATGCGCGTGAGCAACGTCAGCAACTGCGTGAACAAATGGCGCTTCAGCGCGAGCAACTGAAGATTAGCCGCGATCACTTCAAAGCAACACAAGAGGCGATGGCAAATGCTTACAAGAATGTTGATTTCAACCAGCTGAAGCAGCAGATCGCCGAAGCGCAGAAAAACATAGACTGGGAAAAGATGGCGAAGGACGCCGAGAAAGCCTATAAAAGCATTGATTGGGAAAAGATGAGTAAAGAAACGGAGAAAGCTTTTAAACAGGTAGATTGGAAAAAGATGGAGGAGGACTTGCAGAAAGCTTACAAAGAAGTAAACTGGCAGAAGATCGACGAGCAGATGCAACAAGCGTTCAAGGGCATTGACCAGAACTTCAGCGCGCAGGCCAATGCACACCGTAAGCTGTCGGAAGCAGACCGCAAACGCCACGAAGAACTGGCCGTGAAACAACGCCAGGCATTTGAGAAAGCGATGGAGCGTTCGGAGATCCACCGGAAAGAAGCCTCCAAACATGCGGAAGAAGCCAGGGAAAATATGAACCGCAGCTTCGGAGAGCGCAACCAGTACAACCTGCTACTGAACGAACTGGCTGCCGACAAACTGATCGACCGCACCAAGTCGTACGAGATCGAGAAGAAGGACGGCGAACTGTACATCAATGGCACCAAACAGCCCGCCGACGTGCTGAAGAAATACGAACGCTATTTTAAGTCTGACAGGGTAACCCTGAAAGGCGACCACACCAATCTGAACATCGACGTACAACAATAA
- a CDS encoding 2'-5' RNA ligase family protein gives MMEEALYDYLLVISPDAETAADVKRFKGMIANEIGSYTGLHSKAHISLFRSEFPDRYEDTFTRMLGTLADELSAFTIYTSRVDHFKHGEHKRTIYVNVANPKPVEELHRRVLQLFELKAHSFKPHITLARAIATASFNQVYPHFENKLFVRSFHCHSFTLLKRPAAGGSYEIVREFMFGNHESAEGPLFHHEARSLHQQQGHGQQDEHQRHEHEHAA, from the coding sequence ATGATGGAAGAAGCACTATACGATTATCTATTGGTAATTAGCCCTGACGCTGAAACCGCGGCGGATGTGAAGCGTTTCAAGGGGATGATCGCGAACGAGATCGGAAGTTATACGGGATTGCATTCCAAAGCGCATATTTCGTTATTCCGTTCCGAATTCCCTGACCGTTACGAGGACACTTTCACCCGGATGTTGGGAACCTTGGCTGACGAGCTTTCAGCGTTTACGATTTACACCTCCCGGGTAGATCATTTCAAGCACGGTGAGCATAAACGCACCATTTATGTGAACGTGGCTAACCCCAAACCCGTAGAGGAGTTGCATCGGCGTGTGCTGCAGTTGTTTGAGCTGAAGGCGCATAGTTTCAAACCACATATTACATTGGCGAGGGCGATTGCTACGGCGTCGTTCAACCAGGTATATCCTCACTTCGAGAATAAGCTGTTCGTAAGAAGTTTTCATTGCCATAGTTTCACGCTGTTGAAGCGTCCGGCTGCCGGCGGCTCTTACGAAATTGTACGCGAGTTTATGTTCGGTAATCATGAATCTGCGGAGGGGCCCTTGTTCCATCACGAAGCGCGTTCATTGCATCAACAGCAGGGGCACGGGCAGCAGGATGAGCATCAGCGCCATGAGCACGAGCATGCAGCGTAG
- a CDS encoding type B 50S ribosomal protein L31 — MSNGTSFLSRSTTPSKETVKWEDGNEYPVIKLEISNTSHPFYTGKNVLVDTAGRIDKFNKRYAKKA; from the coding sequence ATGTCAAACGGTACTAGCTTTTTGAGCCGTTCTACCACGCCTTCTAAAGAAACTGTGAAGTGGGAAGATGGTAACGAGTACCCGGTTATTAAACTGGAGATCTCCAATACTTCTCACCCGTTCTACACTGGTAAAAACGTATTGGTGGATACTGCAGGTCGTATCGACAAGTTTAACAAACGCTACGCGAAAAAGGCTTAA
- a CDS encoding acylphosphatase produces MQILHREILVTGRVQGVYFRASTKSAADRLQIKGAVKNTPDGHVWIAAEAPAAAMEAFIEWCKQGPPAAKVTGLDIKEGELQHYTSFEILR; encoded by the coding sequence ATGCAAATTCTCCACCGCGAAATACTTGTAACAGGCCGCGTGCAAGGCGTCTACTTCCGCGCATCCACCAAATCCGCCGCCGACCGCCTCCAAATCAAAGGCGCAGTTAAAAACACACCCGACGGCCATGTATGGATCGCCGCCGAAGCGCCGGCAGCAGCCATGGAAGCGTTCATCGAATGGTGCAAACAAGGCCCCCCGGCAGCTAAAGTCACAGGGCTTGATATCAAAGAAGGGGAGCTGCAGCATTATACTTCGTTCGAGATACTCCGCTAG
- a CDS encoding YajQ family cyclic di-GMP-binding protein, which translates to MPSFDIVSKIDGQTLDNAINTVKKEITTRFDFKDSHVSIELNKKDFKLSLEVESDMKLQQVIDVLISRSMRQGVDANVYDLSNEPYQSGKVLKKEVPVRNGIKQEDAKKVVKLIKDSGTKVQAAIMDDIVRVTGKKIDDLQEVIALMKGANLGIPLQFVNMKS; encoded by the coding sequence ATGCCGTCCTTCGATATCGTCAGCAAAATAGATGGGCAAACGCTCGACAACGCGATCAACACCGTAAAGAAAGAGATCACTACGCGTTTCGACTTTAAGGATTCCCATGTGAGCATCGAGCTGAACAAGAAAGATTTTAAGTTGAGCCTGGAAGTGGAATCGGACATGAAGTTGCAGCAGGTGATCGACGTGCTGATCAGCCGTAGTATGCGCCAGGGCGTGGACGCCAACGTTTACGACCTGAGTAACGAGCCTTACCAGAGTGGTAAAGTATTGAAGAAAGAGGTGCCTGTACGCAACGGTATCAAACAGGAAGACGCCAAGAAGGTGGTAAAGCTGATCAAAGACAGCGGTACGAAGGTGCAGGCGGCGATTATGGATGATATTGTACGCGTTACCGGTAAAAAAATAGATGATTTACAGGAAGTTATCGCTCTCATGAAGGGCGCGAACCTGGGCATTCCCCTGCAGTTCGTGAACATGAAGAGCTAG
- a CDS encoding DUF4097 domain-containing protein produces MTLKFKILFLLFLPALAFAEGDQQSVRMVEKTFAASAASALKITNKYGKIVINLWDKNEVKASIAITGFGKNESDAKAMAAAVDIEEGGSGGDIVLSSNYKTGGNKWIFGSSKNGKQYVNIDYTVYIPRKLKNITLENAFGDILARELTSPTAIIISYGYFDVESADYLSLKANYCDKSKLGKIQSAELTVNYSSFRLEEARTLTMRSNNCDYKLGSIRSLSLTANYDDFRLEHVDKIDARTNYTDLRIDHLETEGTFNVNYSDVSIKSTGTQLKSFHFNGNYSDVTLGVAQSLPVSITASVNYGDISTGGLAMKNVTSVRKGGKLDYSGISGAGSVPVQVKCNYSDVTFKTN; encoded by the coding sequence ATGACGCTGAAATTTAAAATATTATTCCTGTTATTCTTACCAGCCCTGGCGTTTGCGGAAGGCGATCAACAAAGCGTTCGTATGGTGGAAAAGACATTTGCAGCCAGTGCTGCCAGTGCTTTAAAGATCACTAACAAATACGGTAAGATCGTTATCAACCTTTGGGATAAAAACGAAGTAAAAGCATCGATCGCAATTACCGGTTTCGGTAAGAACGAAAGTGACGCGAAGGCCATGGCTGCGGCTGTGGATATAGAAGAAGGCGGCAGCGGGGGAGACATTGTATTATCGAGCAACTACAAAACCGGTGGCAACAAATGGATATTCGGATCCAGTAAAAACGGTAAGCAGTACGTAAACATAGATTATACGGTGTATATACCGCGCAAGCTAAAAAACATCACCCTGGAAAATGCTTTTGGAGATATACTGGCCCGCGAACTTACATCGCCTACCGCCATCATTATCAGCTATGGTTACTTCGATGTGGAGTCTGCCGATTACCTGTCACTGAAAGCGAATTATTGCGACAAGAGTAAGTTGGGGAAGATACAATCCGCTGAACTGACAGTGAACTATTCTTCTTTCCGTTTGGAAGAAGCCCGTACACTGACCATGCGTAGTAATAATTGCGATTACAAGCTTGGTTCCATCCGATCATTGTCGCTCACCGCCAATTACGACGACTTCCGGCTGGAGCATGTAGATAAGATAGATGCCCGCACCAACTACACCGATCTGCGGATCGATCACCTGGAAACGGAGGGTACCTTTAACGTGAATTACAGCGATGTCAGTATCAAATCGACAGGCACGCAACTGAAGTCATTCCACTTCAATGGTAATTACTCGGATGTAACATTGGGTGTTGCCCAGAGCCTCCCGGTTAGTATCACCGCCAGTGTGAACTATGGCGACATTAGTACCGGCGGCCTGGCCATGAAAAATGTAACCAGCGTGCGGAAAGGTGGCAAGCTGGATTACTCCGGCATCAGTGGGGCAGGATCTGTACCTGTACAGGTGAAGTGTAATTACTCGGATGTTACGTTTAAAACGAACTGA
- a CDS encoding RNA polymerase sigma factor, with product MERGLSQVTLLFLFWECNLFLRLASLIRTHLNRLTTNLLTDQLVYRCRQGDVRAYRELYDAYSKAMYNICLRMLGNSADAEDVLQEAFVQVFNNIGKIQQEASLSGWIKRIVVNHCLSQLRKKKVYFEEVEEEHVSGEAEVDEVQFALSVTLVKEAIAQLPDGYRTVLNLYLFEDYSHREIGELLGITESTAKTQYMRAKEKVRGIVKQKTVA from the coding sequence ATGGAGCGTGGCCTTTCGCAGGTCACGCTTCTTTTTTTATTTTGGGAATGCAACCTTTTTTTAAGGCTGGCGTCTTTAATACGAACACATTTAAATCGCTTGACAACAAACCTCCTAACAGATCAACTGGTATATCGTTGCCGACAGGGTGATGTACGGGCGTACCGTGAGCTGTACGATGCATACAGTAAGGCGATGTATAATATATGCCTTCGTATGTTGGGGAATTCGGCTGATGCGGAAGATGTGTTACAGGAAGCGTTTGTGCAGGTGTTTAATAACATAGGTAAGATTCAGCAGGAAGCAAGTTTAAGCGGGTGGATCAAAAGGATTGTGGTAAACCATTGCCTGTCGCAGTTGCGCAAGAAGAAAGTGTATTTCGAAGAAGTGGAGGAGGAGCATGTAAGCGGCGAAGCGGAAGTAGATGAAGTGCAGTTTGCCTTGTCGGTAACACTGGTGAAAGAGGCGATTGCGCAGTTGCCGGACGGTTATCGCACCGTGTTGAACCTTTACCTGTTCGAAGATTATTCCCACCGCGAGATCGGCGAGTTATTGGGAATAACGGAATCAACCGCCAAAACACAATATATGCGTGCAAAAGAAAAAGTGAGAGGGATTGTAAAGCAAAAAACAGTAGCGTGA